One window of Gloeothece citriformis PCC 7424 genomic DNA carries:
- the grrM gene encoding cyclophane-forming radical SAM/SPASM peptide maturase GrrM/OscB, translated as MTLNKPVYPSIDEMDVSQFGAINLVVIQPTSFCNLDCDYCYLPHRHLKNQLSLDLIEPILKTVLTSPFVDDHFTICWHAGEPLAVPISFYRSAFNLIDQAQKKYDTQSCKIFQSVQTNGTLINQAWCDLFKEYQVLVGVSLDGPSFIHDAHRKNRQGRGSHANTMRGISFLQKNEIPIQIISVITEDSLDYPDEIFNFFMEHDLTDVGFNLEETEGVHQCSSLDKAEIPGRYRAFMQRIWDLTAQSQGKFKLREFESICSLIYNDERLNNTDMNAPFVIVSFDYLGNFSTFDPELLSVKTTHYGDFILGNVFQDSLLSVCYTEKFQKIYQDMKAGVELCQETCQYFGVCGGGAGSNKYWENGTFCSTQTKACQYRTQIITDIVLQELEKIYQI; from the coding sequence ATGACTTTAAATAAGCCAGTTTATCCCTCTATTGATGAGATGGATGTTAGTCAATTTGGGGCAATTAATTTAGTGGTAATTCAACCGACTTCTTTTTGTAATTTAGACTGTGATTATTGTTATTTACCCCATCGTCATTTAAAAAATCAGTTATCCTTAGATTTAATTGAGCCGATTTTAAAAACAGTTTTAACGAGTCCTTTTGTTGACGATCATTTTACCATTTGTTGGCACGCAGGAGAACCCCTAGCTGTTCCTATTTCATTTTATCGCTCGGCATTTAATTTAATCGATCAAGCTCAAAAAAAATACGATACTCAATCCTGCAAAATTTTTCAATCTGTACAAACTAATGGCACACTGATTAATCAAGCTTGGTGTGATCTGTTTAAAGAGTATCAAGTGTTGGTTGGAGTGAGTCTTGATGGCCCTAGTTTTATTCATGATGCTCATCGGAAAAATCGTCAAGGGAGGGGAAGTCATGCTAATACAATGCGAGGGATATCTTTTTTGCAAAAAAATGAAATTCCGATTCAAATTATTTCTGTCATTACTGAAGATTCTTTAGATTATCCAGATGAAATTTTTAATTTTTTTATGGAACATGACCTAACTGATGTAGGATTTAATTTAGAAGAAACAGAAGGAGTGCATCAATGTTCTTCTTTGGATAAGGCAGAAATTCCCGGACGTTATCGGGCTTTTATGCAAAGAATATGGGATTTAACGGCGCAAAGTCAGGGAAAGTTTAAACTTCGAGAATTTGAGTCTATTTGTAGTTTAATTTATAATGATGAACGTCTAAATAATACCGATATGAATGCGCCTTTTGTGATTGTCAGTTTTGATTATTTGGGAAATTTTTCAACCTTTGACCCTGAATTGTTATCGGTTAAAACCACTCATTACGGGGATTTTATTTTAGGAAATGTTTTTCAAGATTCACTTTTGTCTGTTTGTTATACTGAAAAGTTCCAGAAAATTTACCAAGATATGAAGGCCGGGGTTGAACTTTGTCAAGAAACCTGTCAATATTTTGGAGTCTGCGGAGGCGGTGCAGGAAGTAATAAATATTGGGAAAATGGAACGTTTTGTTCTACCCAAACTAAAGCTTGTCAATATCGTACCCAAATTATCACCGATATTGTTTTACAAGAATTAGAAAAAATTTATCAAATTTAG
- the grrA gene encoding GrrA/OscA1 family cyclophane-containing rSAM-modified RiPP translates to MNITSTTGLVGFLLALSALNLPQAEAKAYSTDSNLTQMTIEQRLAKISAIIKEQEDHLLESTNPDIDSQIAGAWGNGRGRGWADGRSGSGWADGRSGGGWVNGRNGGGWVNGRNWSDGGGFWNRRY, encoded by the coding sequence ATGAATATTACTTCCACAACTGGATTAGTCGGCTTTCTATTAGCTCTATCGGCCTTAAATCTTCCTCAAGCCGAAGCTAAAGCTTATTCTACTGATTCTAATTTGACTCAGATGACGATTGAGCAACGTTTAGCTAAAATTTCGGCAATTATCAAAGAACAAGAAGATCACCTGCTAGAATCAACTAATCCAGACATAGACTCACAAATAGCCGGTGCTTGGGGGAATGGCCGAGGCCGGGGCTGGGCTGACGGTCGTAGTGGTAGCGGTTGGGCTGACGGTCGTAGTGGTGGCGGTTGGGTCAATGGTCGTAATGGTGGCGGCTGGGTCAATGGTCGTAACTGGAGTGATGGAGGTGGTTTCTGGAACCGGCGTTATTAG
- the grrA gene encoding GrrA/OscA1 family cyclophane-containing rSAM-modified RiPP, producing the protein MNITTTTGLVGFLLALSALNLPQAEAKAYSTDSNPAQSTIEQRLAKISALIKEQEDHLLESTDLDIDPQIAGAWGNGRGRGWVDGRDRRGWADGRGDRGWVNGSRGGWGNGRDGAWVNGRRWSDGGGFWNRRF; encoded by the coding sequence ATGAATATCACTACCACCACTGGATTAGTCGGCTTTTTATTGGCTCTATCGGCGTTGAATCTTCCTCAAGCCGAAGCTAAAGCTTATTCTACTGATTCTAATCCGGCTCAGTCTACAATTGAGCAACGTTTAGCTAAAATTTCAGCACTGATTAAAGAGCAAGAAGATCACCTCTTAGAATCGACTGATTTAGATATCGATCCTCAAATCGCTGGTGCTTGGGGGAATGGTCGTGGACGGGGTTGGGTTGATGGTCGTGATAGACGGGGTTGGGCTGACGGTCGTGGCGATCGCGGTTGGGTTAACGGTAGTCGTGGCGGCTGGGGTAATGGTCGAGATGGTGCTTGGGTTAATGGCCGTCGCTGGAGTGATGGGGGCGGTTTTTGGAATCGGCGTTTTTAA
- a CDS encoding TRC40/GET3/ArsA family transport-energizing ATPase yields the protein MRVILMTGKGGVGKTSVAAATGLRCAELGYKTLVLSTDPAHSLADSFDLELGHEPRQVRPNLWGAELDALMELEGNWGAVKRYITQVLQARGLEGVQAEELAILPGMDEIFGLVRMKRHYDEGTYDVLIIDSAPTGTALRLLSIPEVGGWYMRRFYKPLQGMSIALRPLFEPIFKPITGFSLPDKEVMDAPYEFYQQIEALEKVLTDNTQTSVRLVTNPEKMVIKESLRAHAYLSLYNVSTDLIVANRIIPEKVTDPFFTRWKENQQIYKQEIYDNFHPLPIKEVPLYSEELCGLEALERLKNTLYADEDPAQVYYQENTVRVVQDKNNYSLELYLPGIPKEQVQLNKTGDELNIRIGNHRRNLVLPQALAALNPSGAKMEEDYLKIRFSGAGV from the coding sequence ATGCGCGTAATTCTCATGACCGGTAAGGGAGGAGTAGGGAAAACCTCCGTAGCGGCTGCCACTGGACTAAGATGTGCTGAACTTGGGTATAAAACCTTAGTCTTAAGTACCGATCCTGCCCATTCCCTAGCGGATAGTTTTGATTTAGAATTAGGACACGAACCCCGTCAAGTCCGTCCTAACCTGTGGGGTGCGGAACTTGATGCACTGATGGAATTAGAGGGAAACTGGGGAGCAGTCAAGCGCTACATCACCCAAGTTTTACAAGCGCGTGGGTTAGAAGGGGTTCAGGCGGAAGAATTAGCCATTTTACCCGGAATGGATGAAATTTTCGGGTTAGTGCGGATGAAACGCCATTATGATGAAGGAACTTACGATGTCTTGATTATAGACTCTGCTCCTACCGGTACAGCCTTGCGTCTGCTGAGTATTCCAGAAGTCGGGGGCTGGTATATGAGAAGATTTTACAAACCGTTACAAGGAATGTCGATCGCCTTGCGTCCTCTCTTTGAACCGATTTTTAAACCCATCACTGGGTTTTCTTTACCGGATAAAGAAGTGATGGATGCTCCCTATGAATTTTATCAACAGATAGAAGCCTTAGAAAAGGTTTTAACAGATAATACACAGACGAGCGTGCGTTTAGTCACCAATCCTGAAAAAATGGTAATTAAAGAGTCTTTACGCGCCCATGCTTATCTGAGTTTGTATAATGTATCTACGGATTTAATTGTAGCGAATCGGATTATTCCGGAGAAAGTAACCGATCCATTTTTCACCCGATGGAAAGAAAACCAACAGATTTATAAACAAGAAATCTACGATAATTTTCATCCTTTACCGATCAAAGAAGTTCCTCTTTATTCTGAGGAATTGTGTGGATTAGAGGCGTTAGAAAGACTAAAAAATACCCTTTATGCGGATGAAGATCCGGCACAAGTTTATTATCAAGAAAATACGGTTCGGGTCGTTCAAGATAAGAATAATTACAGCCTAGAATTGTATTTACCTGGAATTCCTAAAGAACAAGTGCAGTTAAATAAAACTGGGGATGAATTAAATATCCGCATCGGGAATCATCGACGGAATTTAGTCTTACCTCAAGCGTTAGCCGCCCTAAACCCGTCTGGGGCAAAAATGGAAGAAGACTATCTTAAAATTCGCTTTAGTGGGGCAGGTGTTTAA
- the hpnA gene encoding hopanoid-associated sugar epimerase, producing MTIKAFVTGATGFIGANLVRLLLEQGYGVKALIRPNSRLDNLQGLNIELVQGNFNDPDLFKLMQGCTVLFHVAAHYSLWQKDKEKLYQSNVLGTRQVLRAAHQAGIQRTVYTSSVAAIGVGKPGDIVDETHQSPVEKLIGYYKKSKYYAEQEAIKACQMGQDIVIVNPSTPIGPLDIKPTPTGEIILRFLRRQMPAYVDTGLNLIDVRDVAWGHLLAYQKGKTGERYILGHQNLSLKELLEKLAQITDLKAPKTTVPHWLPLTVAWVEEQILAPLGKPPSVPLDGVRMSVQPMYYDPSKAVRELGLPQSSIDIALKDAVEWFTTHEYI from the coding sequence ATGACAATTAAAGCATTTGTTACAGGGGCAACAGGATTTATTGGTGCTAACTTAGTACGACTCTTATTAGAGCAAGGATATGGGGTAAAAGCCTTAATTCGTCCGAATAGTCGCTTAGATAATTTACAAGGGTTAAATATAGAACTGGTTCAAGGAAATTTTAACGATCCAGATTTATTTAAATTGATGCAAGGATGTACAGTTCTATTTCATGTTGCGGCTCATTATTCCCTCTGGCAAAAAGACAAAGAAAAACTCTATCAAAGTAATGTTTTAGGAACTCGTCAAGTTTTAAGGGCAGCGCATCAAGCCGGAATTCAAAGAACAGTTTATACCAGTTCTGTGGCAGCAATTGGAGTCGGGAAACCCGGAGATATAGTAGATGAAACTCATCAAAGTCCCGTAGAAAAATTAATTGGATATTATAAAAAATCTAAATATTATGCAGAACAAGAAGCTATTAAAGCCTGTCAAATGGGGCAAGATATTGTAATTGTAAATCCTAGCACTCCCATCGGCCCATTAGATATTAAACCGACTCCCACAGGAGAGATTATTTTACGATTTTTGCGTCGTCAAATGCCGGCTTATGTGGATACCGGATTAAATTTAATTGATGTGCGAGATGTAGCCTGGGGGCATTTATTAGCCTATCAAAAAGGGAAAACCGGAGAGCGTTATATTTTAGGACATCAAAATCTTAGTTTAAAAGAATTGTTAGAAAAACTCGCACAAATCACCGATTTAAAAGCCCCTAAAACCACAGTTCCCCATTGGCTACCCCTTACGGTTGCTTGGGTGGAAGAACAAATTTTAGCCCCATTAGGAAAACCCCCGTCAGTTCCTTTGGATGGGGTGAGAATGTCCGTTCAACCGATGTATTATGACCCTTCAAAAGCCGTTAGAGAATTAGGTTTACCTCAATCTTCGATAGATATCGCCCTTAAAGACGCAGTTGAATGGTTTACTACCCATGAATATATTTAA
- a CDS encoding Hsp70 family protein: protein MEILEIIGFDLGHGETAIAKAIVDSIEPPQMLEINNQKHQITALGRHPRLGYLVGEQALIQAGVTELKIGFKQKPSHDLEYRETIRLFVATNYRILQETRQIDNDHNSYFYVGCPSGWSVQDRENYQKLLQEAGISQLRVIPESRAAFMQAKEAGKLEYEKLKSSVLIIDIGSSTTDFTLVNSLQEVPIDFGSNTLGASLIDRAIFARTLAQHEQKELLEKVFQEYPHHQARCELACRKAKEDYFTHEQLYSDPQSVARGFESINDQIYFIPQVNQLIMEEILNQPLKELGGKSWLKAFREAVKEAKSKLKEKQILPTLVLMTGGASRMNFTRLICEEVFYEDTSQIRPEPEPERSIALGLARVGRWDLRATAFRQEVQQLIDSKQLYQLIEKQIPELIKLLSEPLAKGLLENAITPGLKDWRNNKIKTLADLETSLKNRAQIWLKSEQASKIINQQSINWFNEKIQPELATQTDPICRKFHIPRSSLRLEEGIDPALTNPDLRIGDVLLADTVALFINVIIGGGTLASLITLVLTGHFAWPIVLIYGASMMAAGMELNRKGVKEAIKTNIDIPSWMRPNFLNDKKLEQLNQQTLPELEKTLREQLSANQEVFAQLIEKVEQDLEKILFTKVQEAIILIH, encoded by the coding sequence ATGGAAATCTTAGAAATTATTGGGTTTGATTTAGGACACGGAGAAACAGCTATTGCTAAAGCAATAGTAGACAGTATCGAACCCCCTCAAATGCTGGAAATTAATAACCAAAAGCATCAAATTACCGCGTTAGGACGACATCCCCGACTGGGATATTTAGTAGGAGAACAAGCCTTAATTCAAGCGGGAGTTACTGAATTAAAAATAGGGTTTAAACAGAAACCCAGTCATGATCTAGAATACCGAGAAACTATCCGTTTATTTGTAGCGACTAATTATCGGATTTTGCAAGAAACTCGACAAATAGACAACGATCACAATAGTTATTTTTATGTCGGGTGTCCGTCTGGATGGTCTGTTCAAGACCGAGAAAATTATCAAAAATTATTACAAGAAGCGGGGATTTCTCAATTAAGAGTTATTCCTGAATCTAGAGCCGCCTTTATGCAGGCCAAAGAAGCCGGAAAACTCGAATATGAAAAGTTAAAATCTTCAGTATTAATTATTGATATTGGCTCTTCAACAACCGATTTTACTTTAGTCAACAGTTTGCAAGAAGTCCCCATAGATTTTGGGAGTAATACCCTAGGAGCATCTCTAATTGATCGAGCGATTTTTGCCCGAACTCTTGCCCAACATGAGCAAAAAGAATTGCTTGAAAAAGTTTTTCAGGAATACCCTCATCATCAAGCCCGGTGTGAATTAGCCTGTCGCAAAGCCAAAGAAGATTATTTTACTCATGAACAACTCTACAGTGATCCTCAATCTGTGGCGCGAGGATTTGAATCCATTAATGATCAGATTTATTTTATTCCCCAAGTGAATCAATTAATTATGGAGGAAATTTTAAACCAACCTTTAAAAGAATTAGGGGGAAAAAGTTGGTTAAAAGCCTTCCGTGAAGCCGTAAAAGAAGCCAAATCTAAGCTAAAAGAAAAACAAATTTTGCCGACTCTGGTTTTGATGACAGGGGGAGCATCTCGCATGAATTTTACACGGCTGATTTGTGAGGAAGTTTTTTATGAAGACACAAGTCAAATTCGCCCAGAACCCGAACCCGAACGATCGATCGCTTTGGGTTTAGCACGAGTAGGACGGTGGGATCTGCGGGCTACCGCTTTTAGACAAGAAGTTCAGCAATTAATTGACTCAAAACAACTTTATCAGTTAATCGAAAAACAGATTCCCGAATTAATTAAATTATTGAGTGAACCTTTAGCCAAGGGATTGCTAGAAAATGCCATTACTCCAGGGTTAAAAGATTGGAGAAATAACAAAATAAAAACCTTAGCCGATTTAGAAACCTCTCTTAAAAATCGTGCCCAAATTTGGCTTAAGAGTGAACAAGCCAGCAAAATTATTAATCAGCAATCTATTAATTGGTTTAATGAAAAAATTCAACCGGAATTAGCCACTCAAACCGATCCGATTTGTCGAAAGTTTCATATTCCTAGAAGTAGTTTAAGACTGGAAGAGGGCATTGATCCGGCTTTAACTAACCCAGATTTACGAATAGGAGATGTTCTTCTGGCTGATACAGTAGCATTGTTTATTAATGTGATTATTGGGGGCGGAACTCTGGCGAGTTTGATTACTTTGGTGTTAACCGGACATTTTGCTTGGCCAATTGTCTTAATTTATGGGGCTTCAATGATGGCGGCAGGAATGGAACTTAACCGTAAGGGAGTTAAAGAGGCAATTAAAACTAATATAGACATTCCAAGTTGGATGCGACCTAACTTTTTAAATGATAAAAAACTGGAACAGTTAAATCAACAAACTTTACCCGAATTAGAGAAAACTTTACGAGAACAACTGAGTGCTAATCAAGAAGTTTTTGCACAATTAATTGAAAAAGTTGAACAGGATCTTGAAAAAATTCTCTTTACTAAAGTTCAAGAAGCTATTATTTTAATTCATTAA
- a CDS encoding TetR/AcrR family transcriptional regulator → MNDSSQKSPGRPRSQISHQAILQATLELLAEVGFEGMSIEAIASRAKVGKTTIYRRYSSKEELAADAIESLRQEVIIPDTGNFSSDLEEIIKNAAQITLTPLGRQTVAMIISSASSNSQFAQIYWKKYLHPRREAFAIVIKRAKDRNEIQGDLNPNLVFDIISGIMLYTLIFEPTSESWEDYVRSALKLVFKGMSLKNF, encoded by the coding sequence ATGAATGATTCTTCTCAAAAGTCCCCAGGAAGACCCCGCAGTCAGATATCTCATCAAGCTATACTACAAGCTACCCTAGAGTTACTGGCAGAAGTTGGCTTTGAGGGGATGAGTATAGAAGCGATCGCCAGCCGTGCGAAAGTAGGTAAAACAACTATCTATCGACGTTACTCTTCTAAAGAAGAACTGGCTGCCGATGCCATTGAAAGTCTCAGACAAGAGGTTATCATTCCAGATACGGGGAATTTTTCGAGTGATCTTGAGGAGATAATCAAAAATGCAGCCCAAATCACCCTTACCCCGTTAGGGCGGCAAACGGTTGCCATGATTATCAGTAGTGCTTCGAGTAATTCTCAATTTGCTCAAATTTACTGGAAAAAATATTTACACCCTCGACGAGAGGCTTTTGCTATTGTTATTAAACGGGCAAAAGATAGAAATGAAATTCAAGGCGATTTAAACCCCAATTTAGTCTTTGATATAATAAGCGGAATCATGCTCTATACTCTAATCTTTGAGCCTACCTCTGAGTCATGGGAAGATTATGTCCGGTCTGCCTTAAAACTTGTTTTTAAGGGAATGTCACTTAAAAATTTTTGA
- a CDS encoding potassium/proton antiporter, with the protein MPSTELICLVGAILLLVSIFASKLANKVGIPALLFFLLIGWLVGNFGGVSVYDPVVAKFIGDFALIFILFTGGLSTHWTEIRPIMWQALTLSTVGVFITMILLGTFAWFILGSYSTFLIGVEGISIPQGLLLGAIISSTDAAAVFSVLRSSNIGLSGNLQPLLELESSSNDPMAVLLTTIIIGLLTGENTSFINSGISLILQLVMGAVFGFGMGQFVIWLLNQLNLNAQGLYSVATIALVLLAYSLSSFLGGNGFLAVYIAGIVMGNRKFIHQEYISDFHDGFAWLMQIIMFLTLGMLSVPYSAELSSLASVAIVISLFLMFVARPLSIFISLAWTKIPFKEKLFVSWVGLRGSVPIVLATFPLAANIEEAGEIFVIVTFVVVMSVLIQGFSLVPVARRFGLAISE; encoded by the coding sequence ATGCCATCTACTGAACTGATCTGTTTAGTTGGGGCAATTTTGTTACTGGTTAGCATTTTTGCGAGTAAATTGGCTAATAAAGTGGGAATTCCTGCCCTTTTATTTTTTCTTTTAATTGGCTGGCTAGTGGGAAATTTCGGAGGAGTTAGTGTTTATGATCCAGTTGTGGCTAAATTTATCGGAGATTTTGCCTTAATTTTTATCCTTTTTACAGGGGGTTTATCAACCCATTGGACTGAAATTCGTCCCATAATGTGGCAAGCTTTGACGCTTTCAACAGTTGGTGTGTTCATAACTATGATACTGTTGGGAACTTTTGCTTGGTTTATTCTCGGTTCATATAGCACTTTTTTAATTGGTGTAGAGGGAATTTCTATCCCACAGGGGCTATTGTTAGGGGCAATTATTTCGTCTACAGATGCTGCTGCTGTGTTTTCAGTTTTGCGCTCTAGTAACATCGGTTTGTCGGGAAATTTACAACCGCTTTTAGAGTTAGAATCGAGTAGTAACGATCCAATGGCAGTCTTATTAACGACCATCATTATTGGACTGCTCACGGGGGAAAATACTTCTTTTATTAATAGTGGTATTTCTTTAATTTTGCAATTAGTGATGGGTGCTGTCTTCGGTTTTGGAATGGGACAATTCGTTATTTGGTTACTGAATCAATTAAACTTGAATGCTCAGGGGCTTTATTCAGTAGCAACAATTGCTCTAGTTCTTTTAGCTTATAGTCTTAGCTCATTCCTGGGAGGAAACGGATTTTTAGCGGTTTATATTGCTGGTATTGTGATGGGAAATCGTAAATTCATCCATCAAGAATATATCAGTGATTTTCATGATGGGTTTGCTTGGCTAATGCAAATTATCATGTTTTTAACCCTTGGAATGTTGTCTGTTCCTTATAGTGCGGAACTGTCTTCTCTTGCGAGTGTGGCGATAGTGATTAGCTTATTTTTGATGTTTGTTGCACGTCCGCTTAGTATATTTATTAGTCTTGCATGGACAAAAATTCCCTTTAAAGAAAAACTATTTGTTTCCTGGGTTGGATTGCGAGGTTCTGTGCCAATTGTACTCGCAACTTTTCCTCTAGCTGCTAACATTGAAGAAGCCGGAGAAATTTTTGTAATTGTTACTTTTGTTGTGGTGATGTCTGTCCTGATACAGGGTTTCTCTCTAGTTCCCGTTGCTCGACGATTTGGTCTAGCAATTAGTGAGTGA
- the grrP gene encoding extracellular substrate binding-like orphan protein GrrP yields the protein MKKLTLALLSLAFTLALPLKSGAETVLERVARTGVLTVGTPTDIVPLAYVNEQQELVGYSVDFLNLLKDQIQTQLGREIALQFVEITPSDGIPKLMSEEVDIICNAGFSWERDKFVDFSLSMGISGTQILVKQNTNLGSIDSLKGKRVAAIPKTIAEQVIRVSQPDATVVTVESMQQGFEAVEQGKVDAFAADGIILEGYQQTVSQPNAYKVVPEQPYNRQGIACMVPENNSKFLDTINFTIVRLMQGYLAQEPSSVEIIERWFGSQGIITVEPELIRNYFQDVINSREQIFIQQ from the coding sequence ATGAAAAAATTAACCCTAGCTCTTTTGAGTCTTGCTTTTACCTTAGCATTACCCCTAAAATCTGGAGCAGAAACCGTTTTAGAAAGAGTAGCCCGGACAGGAGTGTTAACAGTCGGTACGCCCACTGATATTGTGCCCCTAGCTTATGTCAATGAGCAACAAGAACTGGTAGGTTATTCAGTTGATTTTCTTAATCTTCTTAAAGACCAAATTCAGACGCAATTGGGCAGAGAAATTGCCCTACAATTTGTAGAAATTACTCCTTCCGATGGAATTCCTAAACTGATGAGCGAGGAAGTTGATATTATCTGTAATGCTGGCTTTAGTTGGGAGCGAGATAAATTTGTTGATTTTTCCCTCAGTATGGGAATTAGTGGCACTCAAATCTTAGTCAAACAAAACACTAACTTAGGTTCTATTGACTCTTTAAAAGGGAAACGGGTGGCGGCTATTCCTAAAACCATCGCCGAACAAGTGATCCGGGTTTCACAACCCGACGCAACGGTTGTAACAGTAGAGTCAATGCAACAGGGTTTTGAGGCAGTAGAACAGGGAAAAGTTGATGCTTTTGCCGCCGATGGAATTATCTTAGAAGGTTATCAGCAAACCGTAAGCCAGCCCAATGCCTATAAAGTTGTACCCGAACAGCCTTATAATCGGCAAGGTATAGCCTGTATGGTTCCGGAAAATAACTCTAAATTTTTAGATACGATAAATTTTACCATTGTGAGACTGATGCAAGGATATTTAGCTCAAGAACCCAGTTCAGTTGAAATTATCGAGCGCTGGTTTGGTTCTCAAGGAATTATTACGGTGGAGCCGGAGTTAATTCGCAATTATTTTCAAGATGTCATCAATTCGAGAGAGCAAATTTTTATTCAACAATAG
- a CDS encoding REP-associated tyrosine transposase, with translation MYEYRKLSPQQQAEIVQQRLAKGYPPHSPPHPIKNQEYYLLTASCYEHKNRLNSSQRRQELLNLLFENLTIHNLEIIAWIILPNHYHLLAKNIKFICLSQQLRLIHGRLARQWNLEDNLSGKVWHSFSDRAIRSERHYYTTLNYIHYNPVKHSWVKSPYDWKESSVHWYFQDKGREWLRNCWVEYPVKDYGKGWDEN, from the coding sequence ATGTATGAATATCGAAAATTAAGCCCTCAGCAACAAGCAGAAATTGTTCAACAAAGGCTCGCTAAAGGTTATCCTCCTCATTCACCCCCTCATCCTATTAAAAATCAAGAATATTATCTTTTAACAGCTAGTTGTTATGAACATAAAAATCGTCTAAATTCTTCACAACGCCGTCAGGAACTTTTAAATCTTTTATTTGAAAATTTAACCATTCATAATTTAGAAATTATAGCCTGGATTATTTTACCTAATCACTATCATCTTTTAGCTAAAAATATTAAGTTTATTTGTCTTAGCCAACAATTACGTTTAATACATGGTCGATTAGCCCGTCAATGGAATCTTGAAGATAATTTATCAGGAAAAGTTTGGCATTCTTTTAGTGATCGGGCTATTCGTTCTGAAAGGCATTACTATACAACTCTAAATTATATTCACTATAATCCAGTTAAACATAGTTGGGTAAAATCACCTTATGATTGGAAAGAAAGTAGTGTACATTGGTATTTCCAAGACAAAGGACGGGAATGGTTACGAAATTGTTGGGTAGAATATCCAGTCAAAGATTATGGAAAAGGTTGGGACGAAAATTAG
- a CDS encoding metallophosphoesterase: protein MVNWILTEPLKVERLTVAIADLPLSLVGLKLVLLSDFHYDGQRLSEELLAEVITTSNQENPDLILLTGDYITYAPEPINDLIVRLKYLKSRYGIYACLGNHDIYHPQAKQQVIEAFSRIGIRVLWNAIATPLGADLPIIGLAEYWSNQFNPASVMNRVDPSIPRLVLCHNPDTAVILKQWRVDLQLSGHTHGGQIVIPGIGSAPILLQYFRQITPTCLQRFIPYLRPCSRIVKNWQWSEGLHQVGRNQLYVNRGLGTYFPGRFFCPPELTVIRLDRR, encoded by the coding sequence ATGGTTAATTGGATTTTAACTGAACCTTTAAAGGTAGAACGATTGACCGTTGCGATCGCTGATTTACCTTTGTCTCTCGTTGGTCTAAAGTTAGTGTTATTATCCGACTTTCATTATGACGGACAGCGACTTTCTGAAGAGTTACTTGCCGAAGTGATTACAACAAGTAACCAAGAAAATCCTGATTTAATTCTTTTAACTGGAGATTATATCACCTATGCTCCTGAGCCAATTAATGATTTAATTGTTAGACTTAAATATCTCAAAAGTCGTTATGGGATTTATGCTTGTTTAGGCAATCATGATATTTATCATCCCCAGGCAAAGCAACAAGTTATAGAGGCTTTTTCTCGGATAGGAATAAGGGTTTTATGGAATGCGATCGCTACTCCATTGGGGGCAGACTTGCCGATTATTGGGTTAGCGGAATATTGGTCAAATCAATTTAATCCAGCATCGGTAATGAATCGAGTTGATCCGAGTATTCCTCGTTTAGTATTATGCCATAATCCTGATACGGCTGTCATTTTAAAACAATGGCGAGTAGATTTACAATTATCAGGTCATACTCATGGGGGTCAAATTGTTATCCCTGGAATTGGTTCTGCTCCTATTTTATTGCAATATTTCCGTCAGATAACACCCACTTGTTTACAGAGATTTATTCCTTATTTAAGACCTTGTTCTCGTATTGTTAAAAATTGGCAATGGTCAGAGGGTTTGCATCAAGTAGGACGAAATCAATTATATGTTAATCGAGGGTTAGGAACTTATTTTCCGGGTCGATTTTTCTGTCCTCCTGAATTAACAGTTATTCGGTTAGATAGAAGATAA